The following proteins are encoded in a genomic region of Drosophila willistoni isolate 14030-0811.24 chromosome 3R, UCI_dwil_1.1, whole genome shotgun sequence:
- the LOC6650677 gene encoding ferritin heavy chain isoform X1 — MKSFIALALIATSLFAGALADEEYCQNSVITACSSSTFSALTGFFTGETNSICNARFAGIDQIEPEVQAYINSQLTKSYEYLLLATHFNSYQKNRPGFQKLYQGLSDRSFDDTIALIKQITRRGGIVDFNTRHESAASVSTQRQTLEVDELQSLALALDNEKQLATGATHVHTRASHSQQHDPELAHYIEENFLGKQADTVRKLSGYANDLAKLMKVPDPSLSVYLFDEYLQKQ, encoded by the exons ATGAAATCCTTCATTGCATTGGCGTTGATTGCCACCAGTCTCTTTGCTGGGGCTCTGGCTGATGAAGAATATTGCCAGAACAGTGTGATTACGGCGTGCTCTTCGTCGACCTTCTCTG cGCTCACGGGCTTTTTCACAGGCGAAA CCAACTCGATTTGTAATGCTCGTTTCGCTGGCATTGACCAGATTGAACCCGAAGTCCAGGCCTATATCAACTCCCAGCTGACCAAATCGTACGAATACCTGCTTTTGGCCACCCACTTCAACTCGTACCAGAAGAATCGTCCCGGTTTCCAGAAGCTCTACCAGGGTCTCTCCGATCGCTCGTTCGATGACACCATTGCTCTGATCAAACAGATCACCCGTCGCGGTGGCATTGTGGACTTCAACACGCGCCACGAATCCGCTGCCTCCGTCAGCACTCAGCGTCAAACTCTGGAAGTCGATGAACTGCAATCTTTGGCTCTGGCTTTGGACAATGAGAAGCAATTGGCCACCGGTGCCACCCATGTCCATACTCGTGCCTCTCACTCTCAGCAACATGACCCCGAATTGGCCCACTACATCGAGGAGAACTTCTTGGGCAAACAGGCCGATACTGTGCGCAAGCTATCTGGCTATGCCAACGATCTGGCCAAGTTGATGAAGGTCCCAGATCCATCTCTGTCGGTCTATCTCTTTGACGAATATCTGCAGAAGCAGTAA
- the LOC6650677 gene encoding ferritin heavy chain isoform X2: MKSFIALALIATSLFAGALADEEYCQNSVITACSSSTFSANSICNARFAGIDQIEPEVQAYINSQLTKSYEYLLLATHFNSYQKNRPGFQKLYQGLSDRSFDDTIALIKQITRRGGIVDFNTRHESAASVSTQRQTLEVDELQSLALALDNEKQLATGATHVHTRASHSQQHDPELAHYIEENFLGKQADTVRKLSGYANDLAKLMKVPDPSLSVYLFDEYLQKQ; encoded by the exons ATGAAATCCTTCATTGCATTGGCGTTGATTGCCACCAGTCTCTTTGCTGGGGCTCTGGCTGATGAAGAATATTGCCAGAACAGTGTGATTACGGCGTGCTCTTCGTCGACCTTCTCTG CCAACTCGATTTGTAATGCTCGTTTCGCTGGCATTGACCAGATTGAACCCGAAGTCCAGGCCTATATCAACTCCCAGCTGACCAAATCGTACGAATACCTGCTTTTGGCCACCCACTTCAACTCGTACCAGAAGAATCGTCCCGGTTTCCAGAAGCTCTACCAGGGTCTCTCCGATCGCTCGTTCGATGACACCATTGCTCTGATCAAACAGATCACCCGTCGCGGTGGCATTGTGGACTTCAACACGCGCCACGAATCCGCTGCCTCCGTCAGCACTCAGCGTCAAACTCTGGAAGTCGATGAACTGCAATCTTTGGCTCTGGCTTTGGACAATGAGAAGCAATTGGCCACCGGTGCCACCCATGTCCATACTCGTGCCTCTCACTCTCAGCAACATGACCCCGAATTGGCCCACTACATCGAGGAGAACTTCTTGGGCAAACAGGCCGATACTGTGCGCAAGCTATCTGGCTATGCCAACGATCTGGCCAAGTTGATGAAGGTCCCAGATCCATCTCTGTCGGTCTATCTCTTTGACGAATATCTGCAGAAGCAGTAA